The proteins below are encoded in one region of Vicia villosa cultivar HV-30 ecotype Madison, WI unplaced genomic scaffold, Vvil1.0 ctg.002098F_1_1, whole genome shotgun sequence:
- the LOC131637844 gene encoding auxin-responsive protein SAUR36-like, translated as MRFKLGKRVVRFTRCFFRRFRTRPVYFRLGSSPEKSNSMKKLLTWGRKLTTKAKSLCSKKNSGYLPVGSDPVQGNGSSSTVPKGYLAVYVGQKDGEFRRVLVPVVYFNHPLFGELLKEAEKEYGFYHQGGITIPCRVNEFERVKTRIESGSGGRGFTRRRKLR; from the coding sequence ATGCGGTTCAAGTTAGGTAAACGAGTGGTTCGATTCACACGATGTTTCTTCCGGAGATTCCGGACCCGACCCGTATACTTCCGTCTCGGTTCCTCACCGGAGAAGAGTAATAGCATGAAGAAGCTTCTGACATGGGGTCGTAAGTTGACTACTAAAGCAAAGTCTTTATGTTCGAAGAAAAACTCCGGTTATTTACCGGTTGGGTCGGACCCGGTTCAGGGAAACGGTTCAAGTTCAACGGTTCCGAAGGGGTATTTAGCGGTTTATGTGGGTCAGAAAGACGGTGAGTTTCGGCGGGTTTTGGTGCCGGTGGTTTATTTTAACCACCCTTTGTTTGGGGAGTTGTTGAAAGAAGCGGAGAAGGAGTATGGGTTTTATCATCAAGGTGGGATTACGATTCCTTGTCGGGTTAACGAGTTTGAACGGGTGAAGACCCGGATTGAATCCGGGTCGGGTGGACGGGGTTTCACGCGGCGGAGGAAGCTTCGTTGA